The following coding sequences are from one Rathayibacter sp. SW19 window:
- a CDS encoding cation:proton antiporter regulatory subunit: protein MVDVRRVKLPGVGVLHTFVTDDGGKVGVIAHRSGHSDLITFSDDEDGSDVTKVSLRLSEDEAHTLAELLGGTQITESLTALDQIPGLSIDWFTVDYEDYIAGQSLGSPADRGVAGLTVVAVVRGESANPAPSPDFKVFPGDTLVVAGSPEKVARTFTFFRSGELPQATAAIAVDAPPGG, encoded by the coding sequence ATGGTTGATGTTCGGCGGGTCAAGCTGCCCGGCGTCGGTGTGCTGCACACCTTCGTGACGGATGACGGCGGCAAAGTGGGCGTGATCGCCCACCGTTCCGGTCACAGCGACCTGATCACGTTCTCCGACGACGAAGACGGTTCGGACGTGACGAAAGTCTCGCTACGACTGAGTGAAGACGAAGCACACACGCTGGCTGAACTGCTCGGTGGCACGCAGATCACCGAGTCACTGACGGCGCTCGACCAGATCCCGGGCTTGTCGATCGATTGGTTCACGGTTGACTATGAGGACTACATCGCCGGACAGTCGCTCGGCAGCCCGGCCGATCGCGGTGTCGCGGGGCTCACGGTCGTCGCGGTGGTGCGCGGTGAATCCGCCAACCCGGCGCCGTCCCCTGACTTCAAAGTGTTCCCGGGCGACACGCTCGTGGTGGCAGGTTCGCCGGAGAAAGTCGCGCGCACGTTCACGTTCTTCCGCTCCGGTGAGCTGCCACAAGCGACCGCGGCCATCGCCGTCGACGCGCCACCCGGAGGGTAG
- a CDS encoding cation:proton antiporter: MHLGDDLIVLGLLLLVAYVLGRLGRLVSLPAIPIYMLVGLLASKNQGWFPLNFDSNYIELIAVFGLILLLFSLGLEFDQDEFFGSAGKLLISGGLYIVLNMGVGFLFGMMTGWGTREALVIAGMTGTSSSAIITKLLIELRRLANKETPMILGVTVVGDIFIAIYLAIVSVVLSGKTEIWPIILQLSIAFLFLIVMFTIARWGGRVVSRLVRTKDDELFTILFFGLAVLFAGIGELIGVTDAIGAFLIGLVLGASRYRTKIERVAVPLRDVFAAFFFLNFGLALNVSDFPQVIGIVLLAVVMTFVLNIASGAIIARMHGYRLPEGLNAAAILVNRGEFTLILATLSVSAGLDSRLTPFAGLYVLIMAVLGPLFAANSERMGAVLVGRRRAKQGGPPREKRNPMLDEEIALVEAATSGPSGAPDADTRQAIDRVVEQAMRQSDTDVNRKQN, from the coding sequence ATGCATCTCGGTGATGACCTCATTGTTCTCGGCCTGCTGCTGCTCGTCGCATACGTGCTCGGCAGGCTGGGGCGGTTGGTCAGCTTGCCGGCGATTCCGATCTACATGCTGGTGGGGCTGTTGGCCAGTAAGAATCAAGGCTGGTTCCCGCTCAATTTCGACTCGAACTACATCGAGCTGATCGCCGTCTTCGGGCTGATTCTGCTGCTGTTCAGTCTCGGCCTCGAGTTCGATCAGGATGAGTTCTTCGGCAGTGCCGGCAAGCTGCTGATCTCCGGCGGCTTGTACATCGTGCTGAACATGGGAGTCGGCTTCCTGTTCGGCATGATGACCGGCTGGGGCACCCGCGAGGCACTCGTGATCGCCGGCATGACCGGCACCTCATCCAGTGCCATCATCACAAAACTGCTGATCGAGCTTCGGCGTCTGGCCAACAAAGAGACGCCGATGATCCTCGGCGTGACCGTGGTCGGCGACATCTTCATCGCGATCTATCTGGCGATCGTCTCGGTCGTGCTCAGCGGCAAGACCGAGATCTGGCCGATCATTCTGCAATTGTCGATCGCATTCCTGTTCCTGATCGTCATGTTCACGATTGCGCGCTGGGGTGGCCGGGTCGTGTCCCGACTGGTGCGCACGAAGGACGACGAGCTGTTTACCATCCTCTTCTTCGGGCTCGCTGTCTTGTTCGCCGGCATCGGCGAGCTCATCGGCGTGACGGATGCGATCGGCGCGTTCTTAATCGGCCTCGTTCTCGGCGCCAGTCGCTACCGCACGAAAATCGAACGTGTCGCTGTGCCGCTGCGCGATGTCTTCGCCGCCTTCTTCTTCCTCAACTTCGGCCTCGCCTTAAACGTCTCAGACTTCCCGCAGGTAATCGGCATCGTGCTGCTGGCCGTCGTGATGACATTCGTGCTCAACATCGCCTCCGGTGCGATCATCGCGCGAATGCACGGCTACCGCCTGCCAGAGGGTCTGAATGCTGCCGCCATCCTTGTCAACCGAGGCGAGTTCACTCTGATCCTCGCCACGCTGTCGGTTTCCGCCGGCCTGGACTCCCGGCTGACACCCTTCGCCGGGCTGTACGTCTTGATCATGGCGGTGCTCGGGCCGCTGTTTGCGGCGAATTCAGAGAGAATGGGTGCTGTACTGGTCGGACGGCGCCGCGCGAAGCAGGGCGGCCCGCCGCGGGAGAAACGCAACCCCATGCTCGATGAGGAGATCGCGCTCGTCGAGGCGGCGACATCCGGACCCTCGGGCGCACCGGATGCCGACACGCGGCAGGCGATCGACCGGGTCGTCGAGCAAGCCATGCGCCAGAGCGACACCGATGTGAACCGAAAGCAGAACTGA
- a CDS encoding class I SAM-dependent methyltransferase, with amino-acid sequence MNWSSFLASGTGRPVRPLLTEALAARSDRTPGTAIDLGAGDGTESRFLAVNGWTVYAYDGAIGTEERVPAGLNTSPTDASARLHTTRLDFEAITTLPSSDLMYAGRSLPFCAEAAFPELWNVILASIKPDGWFVGDFFGPNDSWVGRSTMNFQGRSDITELLAGFTIDKLAEAEGPASTPFGDKHLHILSVIAHR; translated from the coding sequence ATGAACTGGTCCTCGTTCCTCGCCTCCGGAACGGGCCGCCCCGTTCGCCCTCTTCTCACCGAAGCGCTGGCCGCGCGCAGCGATCGCACCCCGGGCACGGCGATCGACCTCGGCGCCGGCGACGGAACGGAGTCGCGCTTCCTCGCCGTGAACGGCTGGACTGTTTACGCCTACGACGGTGCCATCGGCACAGAAGAGCGCGTGCCCGCCGGCCTGAACACAAGCCCAACTGATGCCTCGGCTCGCCTCCACACGACACGGCTCGACTTCGAAGCTATCACCACGCTTCCCAGCAGCGATCTGATGTACGCCGGCCGATCCCTGCCGTTCTGTGCCGAGGCCGCGTTTCCAGAGCTGTGGAACGTGATACTCGCATCGATCAAACCCGACGGATGGTTCGTGGGCGACTTCTTCGGCCCAAACGATTCCTGGGTCGGCCGGTCCACCATGAACTTTCAGGGCCGTTCGGATATCACGGAACTGCTGGCGGGCTTCACGATCGACAAACTGGCTGAGGCAGAAGGACCGGCGAGCACTCCGTTCGGTGACAAACACCTGCATATCCTGAGCGTGATCGCTCACCGCTAG
- a CDS encoding SURF1 family protein yields MRDPESLHQRSTLLRTMVRPKWLLALVFALAVAAGFAALGQWQLQRAIESGTVVQRPTETVIPLTKAAQPNTDVRTDMVGQLVTATGAFAPHDYQLLEGRLNNGATGYWVVARFTLADTDAAGRPVELAVARGWAPDKAAADRAVAKLTAEPATQETITGRLLPPEAPTAPAASENPQTMSAMSTAALYNLWTGVDGSDVYIGYVVQHGTPPAGLVKIYSPPPIEQATLDWLNVFYALEWAVFAGFAVFLWYRVVRDAWEREEEDAVAAEAVDAAEAGASAPPVVE; encoded by the coding sequence GTGCGCGACCCGGAGAGCCTGCACCAGCGCTCGACGCTGCTTCGAACGATGGTGCGCCCGAAATGGCTCCTGGCGCTCGTGTTCGCGCTGGCTGTCGCCGCCGGATTCGCCGCACTCGGGCAGTGGCAGTTGCAGCGGGCAATCGAATCGGGCACGGTCGTGCAGCGGCCGACCGAAACCGTGATTCCGTTGACCAAAGCGGCGCAGCCGAACACCGACGTGCGCACCGACATGGTCGGCCAGCTCGTGACAGCGACCGGTGCGTTCGCACCGCACGACTATCAACTGCTTGAAGGTCGGCTCAACAACGGCGCGACCGGCTATTGGGTCGTCGCCCGGTTCACGTTGGCCGACACGGATGCCGCGGGTCGGCCCGTCGAACTTGCCGTGGCCCGTGGCTGGGCACCTGACAAAGCGGCCGCAGACCGTGCAGTGGCGAAATTGACTGCAGAACCGGCAACACAGGAGACGATCACGGGTCGACTGCTGCCCCCAGAGGCTCCGACCGCGCCAGCGGCGAGCGAGAACCCTCAGACCATGAGCGCGATGTCCACTGCCGCGCTGTACAACCTCTGGACCGGCGTCGACGGCTCGGATGTGTACATCGGCTACGTCGTGCAGCACGGTACTCCGCCGGCCGGTCTCGTCAAGATCTATTCGCCGCCGCCGATCGAGCAAGCCACGTTGGACTGGTTGAACGTGTTCTACGCCCTCGAGTGGGCCGTTTTCGCAGGTTTCGCCGTCTTCCTCTGGTATCGCGTGGTGCGCGACGCGTGGGAGCGTGAGGAGGAGGATGCGGTGGCTGCGGAGGCTGTGGATGCTGCCGAGGCGGGCGCATCCGCACCCCCGGTGGTCGAGTAG